In a single window of the Nicotiana tomentosiformis chromosome 8, ASM39032v3, whole genome shotgun sequence genome:
- the LOC104111963 gene encoding mitochondrial carrier protein CoAc1, translating into MGSSSQGSTLSRNVAGLVDGSSSSAAHREVSVFDGLPIYVKELIAGGAAGAFAKTAVAPLERVKILLQTRTEGFHSLGVYQSLKKLLKHEGVIGFYKGNGASVLRIVPYAALHYMTYERYRGWILNNYSALGTGPVVDLLAGSASGGTAVLCTYPLDLARTKLAYQVKDTRGNLGNGIRPTHPQYSGIKNVLEAVYKEGGLRALYRGVGPTLIGILPYAGLKFYVYEELKRHVPEEQQTSILMRLSCGAIAGLLGQTFTYPLDVVRRQMQVEHLQPSMQDRARYKNTLDGLSYIVRNQGWRQLFAGLSVNYMKIVPSVAIGFTAYDTMKACLHIPPRQKSKSIAAA; encoded by the exons ATGGGTTCATCTTCACAAGGGTCTACTCTGTCCAGAAACGTGGCAGGGCTTGTTGATGGTTCTTCTTCTTCTGCTGCTCATAGAGAGGTTTCAGTTTTTGATGGTTTGCCTATATATGTGAAGGAGCTTATTGCTGGAGGAGCTGCTGGTGCATTTGCTAAAACTGCTGTTGCTCCTTTGGAACGTGTTAAAATACTTTTACAG ACAAGAACTGAAGGATTTCATTCCCTTGGAGTTTATCAATCTCTAAAGAAGCTTCTGAAGCATGAAGGTGTTATTGGATTTTACAA AGGAAATGGAGCAAGTGTTCTTCGAATTGTACCATATGCTGCACTCCATTACATGACCTATGAGCGGTATCGAGGGTGGATATTGAATAATTACTCTGCCTTAGGAACAGGACCTGTTGTCGATCTTTTAGCTGGCTCAGCATCCGGAGGAACTGCAGTTTTATGTACCTATCCCCTTGATTTGGCTCGTACCAAACTGGCTTATCAG GTCAAGGACACAAGAGGAAATTTGGGGAATGGCATTAGACCAACTCATCCTCAATATAGTGGCATTAAAAATGTCCTAGAGGCTGTCTACAAGGAGGGAGGACTCCGTGCACTTTATCGAGGTGTTG GGCCTACCCTTATTGGTATTCTTCCTTACGCTGGATTGAAGTTTTACGTTTACGAGGAGTTAAAGAGGCATGTTCCTGAAGAGCAACAAACCTCGATTTTGATGCGTCTCTCTTGTGGAGCTATAGCTGGTTTATTGGGTCAGACATTTACATATCCATTGGACGTGGTTAGGAGGCAGATGCAG gtAGAGCATCTGCAACCTTCAATGCAGGACAGAGCCAGATATAAGAACACACTTGATGGCCTTTCTTACATTGTTCGTAATCAAGGTTGGAGACAATTATTTGCAGGTCTCAGTGTTAATTATATGAAG ATTGTTCCCTCAGTGGCAATTGGTTTCACAGCGTATGACACAATGAAGGCATGCCTTCATATTCCTCCCCGGCAGAAATCAAAATCCATAGCTGCTGCATAA